A genome region from Nocardiopsis exhalans includes the following:
- a CDS encoding CPCC family cysteine-rich protein, translating into MSRRFPCPCCGHRVLDEMPGSFRICPVCFWEDDAVQFRWPTRRDGANGVSLVEAQRNYRDFGADEERHLVFVRPPNSDEPLGQEWRPIDLARDSFEDWEAADRLPWPEDRSVLCWWLPTFWRGG; encoded by the coding sequence GTGAGTCGACGATTCCCCTGCCCTTGTTGCGGGCATCGCGTCCTGGACGAGATGCCCGGCTCGTTCCGGATCTGTCCCGTGTGTTTCTGGGAGGACGATGCGGTCCAGTTCCGGTGGCCGACCAGGAGAGATGGCGCGAACGGGGTCTCCCTGGTCGAAGCCCAGCGGAACTACCGGGACTTCGGCGCTGATGAAGAGCGCCATCTGGTGTTTGTCAGGCCGCCGAACTCGGATGAGCCGCTTGGTCAGGAGTGGCGTCCGATCGATCTCGCGCGCGACTCCTTCGAGGACTGGGAGGCGGCTGACCGCCTCCCATGGCCCGAGGATCGTTCCGTGCTCTGCTGGTGGCTTCCCACGTTCTGGCGCGGCGGTTAG
- a CDS encoding universal stress protein, translated as MNAQERPSAVIVGVDGSPTDRAALVWAAEAAARRREQLRIVHGLGMPMVIGTFSNSTSERYEAGEAAREAGHTVLTESAAYARGVRPDLDVATVLAPEDAPAVLLNEARHGDVIVVGSRGLGAIRAIMLGSVSVRTSSHAPCPVVVVPESDDRDRPRGKVVVGVDGSDSSRRALRFALNHALATGSKVMVVNSWEVPLPEDEASLAADAQSLHEEVFDRQSEEVVAGVLAEVIDDRTQDLDISAVRMQANAVEALLQAGEDADLIVVGSRGRGGVRGLVMGSTSQGVLHHARGPVAVLPPHSDETD; from the coding sequence ATGAACGCACAGGAACGCCCGTCCGCGGTCATCGTGGGGGTGGACGGCTCACCCACCGACCGCGCTGCCCTGGTCTGGGCCGCGGAGGCCGCCGCCCGGCGCCGGGAACAACTCCGGATCGTGCACGGCCTCGGCATGCCGATGGTGATAGGGACCTTCTCCAACTCCACGTCGGAGCGGTACGAGGCCGGTGAGGCGGCCCGCGAGGCCGGGCACACCGTCCTCACCGAGAGCGCAGCCTACGCGCGCGGCGTCCGACCGGATCTGGACGTGGCCACGGTACTGGCCCCGGAGGACGCACCGGCGGTTCTGCTCAACGAGGCCCGGCACGGGGACGTGATCGTGGTCGGCTCCCGCGGTCTGGGCGCTATACGCGCCATCATGCTCGGTTCGGTGAGCGTACGGACCTCCTCACACGCGCCCTGCCCGGTGGTGGTCGTGCCCGAGTCGGACGACCGGGACCGGCCCCGGGGGAAAGTGGTCGTGGGCGTGGACGGTTCGGACTCCTCCCGCCGGGCCCTGCGCTTCGCCCTGAACCACGCGCTGGCCACGGGGTCGAAGGTCATGGTGGTCAACAGCTGGGAGGTGCCGCTGCCCGAGGACGAGGCCTCCCTCGCGGCCGACGCCCAGTCGCTGCACGAGGAGGTGTTCGACCGCCAGTCCGAAGAAGTCGTCGCCGGGGTACTGGCCGAGGTGATCGACGACCGGACCCAGGACCTGGACATCAGCGCCGTCCGGATGCAGGCCAACGCGGTGGAGGCCCTGCTCCAAGCCGGTGAGGACGCCGACCTCATCGTCGTCGGCTCCCGCGGCCGCGGCGGCGTCCGGGGCCTGGTCATGGGTTCCACCAGTCAGGGGGTCCTGCACCACGCCCGCGGCCCCGTCGCCGTGCTCCCGCCGCACTCCGACGAGACCGACTGA
- a CDS encoding flavoprotein, translated as MPDSVSEQKTLYVVVCAAGPASDVGKLVDLAQEQGWTVQVMATPSAVSFIDVEALEKQTGRPVRSQHRAPGDPRSPKADAIIIAPATFNTINKLANGIADNYVLDVVNEAIGLDVPTIILPFVNSTYSNRGPFKRSVENLRSERVTVLLGPDMLTPHEPGSGLAQIGAFPWDTSLEQLIHFKHN; from the coding sequence TCAGTGAGTGAGCAGAAGACCCTCTACGTGGTGGTGTGCGCGGCAGGTCCGGCTTCGGATGTCGGCAAGCTGGTCGATCTGGCCCAGGAGCAGGGTTGGACCGTTCAGGTCATGGCCACACCATCAGCGGTGAGCTTCATCGACGTCGAGGCGCTGGAGAAGCAGACCGGCAGGCCGGTGCGGAGCCAGCACCGCGCTCCGGGAGACCCGCGTTCTCCCAAGGCGGACGCCATCATCATCGCCCCGGCCACCTTCAACACGATCAACAAGCTGGCCAACGGGATTGCAGACAACTACGTCTTGGACGTAGTGAACGAGGCAATCGGCCTAGACGTGCCGACTATCATCCTCCCGTTCGTTAATTCCACCTACTCAAATCGGGGGCCGTTCAAAAGAAGCGTCGAGAATCTAAGATCCGAGCGGGTCACCGTTCTACTCGGCCCGGATATGCTCACACCACATGAACCCGGAAGTGGATTGGCCCAAATCGGTGCTTTCCCATGGGATACCTCCCTAGAGCAACTCATTCACTTCAAGCATAATTAA
- a CDS encoding MinD/ParA family ATP-binding protein produces the protein MAQHEQNGSGAEPESHERTESIRRRTDDSAEFGESATEVTQGPSTPEPEAAPAPSPREQWFGGFEGAPPPPPPYAQIPEDTPPPPRGTPFRAPAPEEATEHTEDDEAAFDESSDDPADVADDPKEMRSSTVRLMPGSRNRPRPSGPWQEERRPQRPQRLGQDPLGPRKLRGDSDVPEPEQLPPLEAERTERPGPGTPPRNAPLAPWSTEHTEPSSAPSADAGPTGAEPVGTGSVGTEATGTESLGTPNPWGTPSGGNAVRRTEPLPERPDPPRSLTGPREAGSAPSPWAGTGAPGRPPAPTSSPAPATRNDADQGETSDSLNAATLVRNRRQGPSTGWRRAVHTASLGLINPGESARVLRQRELVARACTPVASGHHRVAVLSLKGGVGKTTTTVALGATLASLRGDRVLAVDANPDRGTLSDKVRLETAATIRDLLNERHLVSRYADIRGFTSQSPSRLEILASDRDPAVSEAFSDADYREVARIVEHFYSICLTDCGTGLLHDAMRGVLGLANQVVLVSSASVDGARSASATLDWLEAHGHVDLVRGAVVVLSMVRSNAKSSVDLNRLEEHFAGRCRSVVRVPWDGHLEEGAEVDLDQLAPATKDAYLQLAASVGEAFARQP, from the coding sequence CACGGAGTCGATCCGGCGCCGGACGGACGACTCGGCGGAGTTCGGCGAGTCGGCGACCGAGGTCACCCAGGGCCCGTCCACCCCCGAACCCGAAGCCGCACCCGCCCCCTCGCCCAGGGAACAGTGGTTCGGCGGTTTCGAGGGTGCGCCGCCGCCACCGCCGCCCTACGCCCAGATCCCGGAGGACACCCCGCCCCCGCCGCGGGGGACCCCCTTCCGGGCGCCGGCCCCGGAGGAGGCCACGGAACACACTGAGGACGACGAGGCCGCCTTCGACGAGTCGTCGGACGACCCGGCTGACGTCGCCGACGACCCGAAGGAGATGCGCAGTAGTACGGTCCGCCTGATGCCGGGCAGCCGGAACCGCCCCCGACCCTCGGGGCCCTGGCAGGAGGAACGCCGCCCGCAGCGCCCCCAGCGTCTGGGACAGGACCCGCTGGGCCCGCGCAAGCTGCGCGGCGACTCCGACGTCCCCGAACCCGAACAGCTGCCCCCGTTGGAAGCCGAGCGCACCGAGCGTCCGGGGCCGGGCACCCCTCCCCGAAACGCACCCCTGGCACCGTGGAGCACCGAGCACACCGAACCCTCGAGCGCTCCATCCGCCGACGCCGGGCCCACCGGAGCCGAGCCTGTCGGTACCGGGTCCGTCGGTACCGAGGCCACGGGCACGGAGAGCCTGGGCACGCCCAACCCCTGGGGCACCCCCAGCGGCGGGAACGCGGTGCGGCGTACCGAACCGCTCCCCGAACGTCCGGACCCGCCGCGCTCCCTGACCGGGCCGCGCGAGGCCGGATCGGCACCCTCACCCTGGGCCGGGACCGGCGCCCCGGGGCGGCCGCCCGCGCCCACGTCCTCCCCCGCCCCCGCCACCCGTAACGACGCGGACCAGGGCGAGACCTCCGACTCCCTCAACGCCGCCACTCTGGTCCGCAACCGCCGCCAGGGCCCCAGCACCGGGTGGCGCAGGGCCGTGCACACCGCCAGCCTCGGCCTGATCAACCCGGGCGAGTCCGCGCGCGTGCTGCGCCAACGCGAGCTCGTCGCCCGAGCCTGCACCCCGGTCGCCTCCGGTCACCACCGGGTGGCGGTCCTGAGCCTCAAGGGCGGGGTCGGCAAGACCACCACCACGGTCGCGCTGGGCGCCACCCTGGCCTCCCTGCGCGGCGACCGGGTCCTGGCGGTCGACGCCAACCCCGACCGCGGCACCCTTTCGGACAAGGTGCGCCTGGAGACCGCGGCGACCATCCGGGACCTGCTCAACGAACGCCACCTGGTGTCCCGCTACGCCGACATCCGCGGCTTCACCTCCCAGTCGCCCAGCCGCCTGGAGATCCTCGCCTCCGACCGCGACCCGGCGGTCTCGGAGGCCTTCAGCGACGCCGACTACCGCGAGGTGGCCCGGATCGTCGAGCACTTCTACTCCATCTGCCTCACCGACTGCGGCACCGGACTCCTGCACGACGCCATGCGCGGGGTGCTCGGCCTGGCCAACCAGGTGGTGCTGGTCAGCTCGGCCTCCGTGGACGGGGCGCGCAGCGCCAGTGCCACCCTCGACTGGCTGGAGGCCCACGGCCACGTCGACCTGGTCCGCGGCGCTGTCGTGGTGCTGTCCATGGTCCGCTCCAACGCCAAGAGCAGCGTCGATCTCAACCGGTTGGAGGAGCACTTCGCCGGACGCTGCCGCTCCGTCGTGCGGGTCCCCTGGGACGGCCACCTGGAGGAGGGTGCCGAAGTGGACCTGGACCAGCTCGCGCCCGCCACCAAGGACGCCTACCTGCAACTGGCCGCGAGCGTCGGGGAGGCCTTCGCCCGCCAGCCGTGA
- a CDS encoding universal stress protein, protein MADSQDRQAKVIVGADGSDHSGAALEWAAAEAVRRGVPLHIVHALGMPLIVSAYGGPTRFGPTDEISDQATVVLTNAVAQVQKSQPTLEVDSLTALEEAPLALIRQAHPGDLIVLGTRGLGTVASMFVGSVSVRVAAQAPCPVVVVPSDDEGKPATTKMDRIVVGVDDSTTARRALGLAVSLAADADAELVVVNSWEVVYPYDPVAMTAAGYLPQDNVFDKHSEELVAELIADVMDEQRDDVDIEVTVVRTRSNPVDALLEASASADAVVVGSRGRGTVRGLLLGSVSQGVLHRSKVPVVVLPKHADEDN, encoded by the coding sequence ATGGCAGACAGCCAGGACCGGCAGGCCAAGGTCATCGTGGGCGCGGACGGGTCGGACCACTCCGGTGCGGCGCTCGAATGGGCTGCCGCCGAGGCCGTACGCCGCGGTGTCCCACTGCACATCGTGCACGCGCTCGGTATGCCGCTGATCGTTTCGGCCTACGGTGGACCGACCCGCTTCGGACCCACTGACGAGATCTCGGACCAGGCCACCGTCGTGCTCACCAACGCAGTCGCCCAGGTCCAGAAGTCCCAGCCGACCCTCGAGGTCGATTCGCTGACCGCCCTCGAAGAGGCACCGCTGGCACTGATCCGGCAGGCCCACCCGGGCGACCTGATCGTCCTGGGCACCCGCGGCCTGGGCACCGTCGCTTCGATGTTCGTCGGCTCCGTGAGCGTGCGTGTGGCGGCCCAGGCCCCGTGCCCCGTCGTAGTGGTGCCCTCCGACGACGAAGGCAAGCCCGCGACCACCAAGATGGACCGGATCGTCGTCGGCGTCGACGACTCCACGACCGCCCGCCGGGCCCTGGGCCTGGCCGTCAGCCTCGCGGCCGACGCCGACGCCGAACTCGTCGTGGTCAACAGCTGGGAAGTGGTCTACCCGTACGACCCCGTCGCGATGACCGCCGCGGGCTACCTGCCCCAGGACAACGTCTTCGACAAGCACTCCGAGGAACTGGTCGCCGAACTGATCGCCGACGTCATGGACGAGCAGCGCGACGACGTCGACATCGAGGTCACCGTGGTGCGGACCCGGTCCAACCCGGTCGACGCCCTCCTGGAGGCCTCCGCGAGCGCCGACGCCGTCGTCGTGGGATCCCGGGGCCGGGGCACGGTCCGGGGGCTGCTCCTCGGCTCCGTCAGCCAGGGGGTCCTGCACCGCTCCAAGGTCCCCGTGGTGGTGCTCCCCAAGCACGCCGACGAAGACAACTAG